The window ATGGGCGCCGCGCATGCCGGTGACGCGCACATCGAACCAGATAGATGATCATCACTAATCGAGCGCCGAACGATGCCTTGCGGTAGGGCGAATGGGTTGAAAACACGTGGTGCTGCCCCTAACCTGCGCACACGCCGTCGATCGCCGGATCTGACGCCATGCCAGCGACAGGACCCGCCATGAGTACAACTGCCGCCAGCACATCTCCACAAGACGTCCCGCCTGGCGGGGCCGCTGACGAAACCGGACTCGGGGTCAGCCGGCTGTGGCGGCGGGAACTGGCGCACTACCCCGCGCTCGGGCCACGGCTGGCGGCGCTGTCGATCGTCGTCCTGACGACGATCTTGTTCTACTACCAGTACTACCTGATCAGCGGCGTCAGCGAGCAGGTGCTGACCAGTACCGGCATCTCGTTCCTGTTCTTCGTCAACATCAACGTGGTCTCCGCGCTCGCCAGTGCTCTGGCGTCGCTCGCTGGCGGAGTGTGCGACCGCTACGGCCGAGCAAACATCGTGACCGTCGGCGTGCTGCTCTGCGCGCTCATCTGCCTGTTCGGTTTTCCGAACGTCGAGTCGGGCTGGAGCGTCGGGATTCTCTACTCGTTGCTCGGCGCGATCGAGGGCACCGTGCTCGTCGCGACGCCGGCCCTGATCCGTGACTTCAGCCCGCAGGTGGGCCGAGCGTCGGCGATGGGCTTCTGGACGATAGGCCCCGTCGCCGGCAGCCTGGTCGTCAGCGTCGTGGTGAGCAACACCGCCGATCACCTCACCGACTGGCGTGACCAATACGTCATCGCCGGCTTCGCCGGGCTCGGCGTGTTCATCATCGCCCTGCTGTTCCTGCGTGAACTCTCGCCGCGGCTGCGGGACCAGGTCATGGTCAGTGAACATGACCGCGCCCTGGTCGAGGCCAGGGCGCGGGGCCTCGACGCCGCCGACCTCGAGGCGGCGTTGCGCCGGCCATGGCGGCAGATGCTGCATCTGGACATCCTCGGCTCCGCCCTCGCCATCAGCCTGTTCCTGTTCATCTACTTCGTGGCCGTCGGCTTCTTCCCGATCTTCTTCCAGACCCTGTTCGGGTTCAGCACCTCGCAGGCCAACGCGCTGGGCAACTGGATGTGGGGCTGCGAGGCGGCGGCGCTGATCCTGATCGGCTGGGTGTCCGACCGACTGCGGGTCCGCAAGCCGTTCATGGTCGTTGGCGCGGTCGGCGCGGTCATCTGCACGCTGCTGCTGATCGGCCGCACCAGTCACGCCGACACGGGCTACTACACGTTCGTCGGGATCCTCGTCCCGCTCGCGATCTCGCTCGGCCTCGCGTTCGCGCCGTGGATGGCGAGCTTCACCGAGACCGTCGAGCGGCGCAACCCCGCCCTCACCGCCACCGGGCTGGCGCTGTGGGGGCTGACGATTCGCGCGGTCGTCACCATCTCGACCTTCCTGCTCCCGTACATCGTCACCACCGTCACGCCGCTCGTGCAGGACGGCCCCACGGTCCAGGCCGCCGCGAGCGGGCAGGACCCGACGCTGGACGCTACGCAGAACGCCGTCGTCAAGGCCGTCGCGGCGGACCCGGCCATCGTCGACAAGGTCCAGGCTCTCGCGGCGAAATACGACAAGCAGCTCGCGACGGCCGCGAAGCTGACCCCGGCCACGCAGAGCGCGCTGTCCAAGGACCCGGCGAACACC of the Pseudofrankia saprophytica genome contains:
- a CDS encoding MFS transporter: MSTTAASTSPQDVPPGGAADETGLGVSRLWRRELAHYPALGPRLAALSIVVLTTILFYYQYYLISGVSEQVLTSTGISFLFFVNINVVSALASALASLAGGVCDRYGRANIVTVGVLLCALICLFGFPNVESGWSVGILYSLLGAIEGTVLVATPALIRDFSPQVGRASAMGFWTIGPVAGSLVVSVVVSNTADHLTDWRDQYVIAGFAGLGVFIIALLFLRELSPRLRDQVMVSEHDRALVEARARGLDAADLEAALRRPWRQMLHLDILGSALAISLFLFIYFVAVGFFPIFFQTLFGFSTSQANALGNWMWGCEAAALILIGWVSDRLRVRKPFMVVGAVGAVICTLLLIGRTSHADTGYYTFVGILVPLAISLGLAFAPWMASFTETVERRNPALTATGLALWGLTIRAVVTISTFLLPYIVTTVTPLVQDGPTVQAAASGQDPTLDATQNAVVKAVAADPAIVDKVQALAAKYDKQLATAAKLTPATQSALSKDPANTATQAAALSEISGKPVADVARVIDLSGRYGAELATAETIDDQTIVTVLTNPADTAATAKAEGEIAAKLGLTPEVAHTRLTDLRAVPLPDLLFMDANGAAVQQAADQLTALAAVPGADLDYLDKYGTSLQNPKVQAVLMYLDKNGAKVQKAAADSPGQWQTYFWIAVAGELVFIPLIFLMAGPWRPSTARRQEREHQAMVDAELARLSTPTTASADTATSPDAVAGSDAATSPDTPATVETPVEP